A window from Mycobacterium botniense encodes these proteins:
- a CDS encoding Hsp20/alpha crystallin family protein, with protein sequence MVLMRTDPFRELDRLTQQVLGTAARPAVMPMDAWREGDKFIVEFDLPGVKADSLDLDVERNVLTVRAERPDLDPSREMVSAERPRGVFSRQLFLGENLDTDKIEANYHDGVLRLTIPVAEQAKPRRIQISRDSERTAINA encoded by the coding sequence ATGGTGTTGATGCGGACGGATCCATTCCGCGAACTCGACCGGTTGACCCAACAGGTGCTGGGGACCGCGGCCCGGCCGGCGGTCATGCCGATGGACGCCTGGCGGGAAGGTGACAAGTTCATCGTCGAGTTCGATCTGCCCGGCGTGAAGGCTGACTCGCTGGATCTCGACGTCGAGCGCAATGTGCTCACAGTGCGTGCCGAACGTCCCGACCTGGACCCAAGCCGGGAAATGGTATCGGCCGAGCGGCCGCGTGGTGTTTTCAGCAGGCAGCTGTTCCTCGGGGAGAACCTCGACACCGACAAAATCGAAGCCAACTACCACGACGGTGTTCTACGGCTCACCATCCCGGTCGCAGAACAAGCCAAACCGCGTCGTATCCAGATCAGCCGCGATTCGGAGCGCACGGCTATCAACGCCTGA
- a CDS encoding J domain-containing protein, with the protein MTDPYAVLGVAPTATQAEITRAYRRQLRAHHPDSRPSASNSGADERLRQILAAYALLRDPRRRAEYDRTARPARRDTGPVRIPVTRIEPVDNEPPLRAGPVRWHR; encoded by the coding sequence ATGACGGACCCCTATGCGGTGCTCGGCGTGGCGCCGACGGCGACACAGGCCGAGATCACTCGCGCGTACCGGCGCCAGCTGCGCGCCCATCACCCCGACAGTCGCCCCAGCGCGTCGAATTCGGGCGCCGACGAGCGGCTACGGCAAATTCTTGCTGCGTATGCATTACTGCGTGATCCCCGCCGCCGCGCGGAGTATGACCGCACCGCTCGCCCCGCCCGCAGGGACACCGGCCCGGTCCGGATACCGGTCACGCGGATTGAGCCCGTCGACAATGAACCTCCCTTGCGGGCCGGGCCGGTCCGCTGGCACCGCTGA
- a CDS encoding heat shock protein transcriptional repressor HspR yields the protein MSTSKSRSKTEQQSATQEPSRSARGVYGISVASELSGIGPQTLRLYERWGLLSPSRTAGGTRRYSDDDLDRLKQISELVDQGVNLAGIARILDLESRNSQLESHNTQLRLDNARLRADHKESASTTRPKKGRRGSANEGGRNNRANRRNP from the coding sequence GTGAGCACCAGCAAGTCTCGTAGCAAAACGGAGCAGCAGTCGGCCACGCAGGAGCCATCGCGTTCCGCGCGCGGAGTGTACGGCATCTCGGTCGCATCCGAGTTGTCCGGCATCGGACCACAGACGCTGCGGCTCTATGAGCGTTGGGGACTGCTGAGCCCGTCACGCACCGCCGGGGGGACACGTCGCTACAGCGACGACGACCTCGACCGCCTCAAACAGATCAGCGAACTTGTCGACCAGGGCGTTAACTTGGCCGGTATCGCACGAATACTGGACCTGGAGAGCCGAAACAGCCAACTGGAATCCCACAACACCCAGCTGCGGCTAGACAATGCCCGGCTCAGAGCCGATCACAAGGAGTCGGCCAGCACCACCAGGCCGAAAAAGGGAAGGAGGGGCTCCGCCAATGAGGGAGGCCGCAACAACCGCGCGAATCGGCGAAACCCCTGA
- a CDS encoding ATP-dependent helicase, with translation MPRTWDAHAQSLLEPSLRGLVRVLGGPGTGKSSLLVDAAAARISAGADPESVLLLTGAGRIGTRTRSALTRALLRSRAAAGRRPVIREPLVRTVHGYAYAIVRRAAQRAGERPPRLVTSAEQDAVIRELLAGDLADDTDSAAASRWPAHLRPALATAGFATDLRHLISRCSERGVQPGDLERLGRRWRRPEWAAAGRFARQYEQVMLLRAAAGTAAPQARTPALGAAELVGAVLDAFAVDPDLLAGERARLRILLVDDAQQLDPQAARLIRVLAAGTDLTLVAGDPNQAVYGFRGADPAALLAGDSPAVVLTRSHRCAPAVARAVSAVARRLPGSAPGREIRGAGPDPGSVTVRLAASAQAEAALIGDTLRRAHLVDGIPWSQMAVIVRSVSRAARLPQALAAAGVPVAVPAASGPLAAQPAVAALLTVLEAAVTGLDGQRAVALLTGPIGRVDPISLRQLRRALRRRGADSPSFDDLVVEALTGDEPPSLPVTHVRPLRRVRAVLDAAARCHRDGRDPRSTLWAAWQASGLHPRWLHASARGGPSGAQAARDLDAVTALFDLTEQYVSRTAGATLDGLLEHIRALRLPVGDPEPLSPAEQVRVLSAHAALGHEWDLVVIAGLQEGLWPNTIPRGGVLDTQRLLDVLDGVAQQASLRAPLVAEERRLLVAAMGRARRRLLVTAVDNEAGEAGQEVALPSAFFVEIAQWAGGEDGSGAVQPVAAPRLLSAAAVVGQLRSVVCAADGAVSDHDRACAAAQLARLAQSGVAGADPAHWYGLSPVSTTAPLCSGDIVTLTPSTLRTLTDCPLRWLVERHGGTPARDLRSTLGSLLHTLLAQPDRSEPELAAALDRVWPQLPFDSPWYSANERARHHAMIQAFCRWREKTRHELTEVGVEVGVEGVVETPDGGRVRLRGRVDRVERDGAGRLVIVDLKTGKTPVSKDDAQRHAQMAMYQLAVAEGLLPGADEPGGARLVYLGRANGVVEREQDPLTPDARHTWLNLIGQAAAATAGPEFVARVNEGCAHCPIRPSCPAHVGPERRP, from the coding sequence ATGCCCCGCACCTGGGACGCCCATGCGCAAAGCCTGCTGGAGCCGAGTCTGCGCGGGCTGGTGCGTGTCCTGGGTGGCCCGGGAACCGGGAAGAGCAGTCTGCTGGTCGACGCGGCGGCTGCCCGCATCAGCGCCGGCGCCGACCCGGAATCGGTTCTGCTGCTCACGGGGGCCGGGCGGATCGGAACGCGGACGCGCAGCGCGTTGACGAGGGCGTTGCTGCGCTCGCGGGCTGCCGCCGGGCGCCGGCCGGTGATCCGGGAACCGCTGGTGCGCACGGTGCACGGCTATGCCTACGCCATCGTGCGAAGAGCCGCCCAGCGCGCCGGTGAGCGGCCCCCGCGCCTGGTCACCAGCGCCGAACAAGATGCCGTGATCCGGGAGTTGCTCGCCGGGGATCTCGCCGACGACACCGACAGCGCCGCGGCGAGTCGCTGGCCGGCACACCTGCGGCCGGCGCTGGCCACCGCTGGCTTCGCCACCGATTTGCGCCACCTGATATCGCGGTGCAGCGAACGTGGAGTCCAGCCGGGGGACCTGGAGCGGCTGGGCCGACGGTGGCGGCGCCCGGAATGGGCGGCGGCCGGCCGGTTTGCCCGCCAGTACGAGCAGGTGATGCTGCTGCGCGCGGCCGCCGGAACGGCGGCGCCGCAGGCGAGGACGCCGGCGCTGGGCGCCGCCGAACTGGTGGGGGCCGTGCTGGACGCCTTCGCGGTCGATCCCGATCTGCTGGCCGGCGAGCGTGCCCGGTTGCGGATCCTGCTGGTCGACGATGCTCAGCAACTGGATCCGCAGGCGGCGCGCCTGATCCGCGTGTTAGCGGCGGGCACCGATCTGACGTTGGTGGCCGGCGACCCCAACCAGGCGGTGTACGGGTTCCGGGGTGCCGACCCGGCCGCCCTGCTCGCCGGCGATTCTCCCGCGGTGGTGCTGACCAGGTCGCACCGCTGCGCTCCCGCAGTGGCGCGGGCCGTGAGCGCGGTGGCGCGCCGGCTTCCCGGCAGCGCCCCGGGCAGGGAAATCCGCGGCGCCGGACCGGATCCCGGATCGGTCACGGTGCGGCTGGCCGCCTCCGCACAGGCGGAGGCGGCGCTGATCGGCGACACGCTGCGGCGGGCCCATCTGGTCGACGGGATTCCGTGGTCGCAGATGGCGGTGATCGTGCGGTCGGTGTCGCGGGCAGCCCGGTTGCCGCAGGCCCTGGCCGCGGCCGGGGTTCCGGTGGCCGTGCCCGCGGCCAGCGGACCGCTGGCCGCGCAGCCGGCCGTGGCCGCGCTGTTGACGGTGCTGGAGGCTGCCGTCACCGGGCTGGACGGGCAGCGGGCAGTGGCATTGCTGACCGGGCCCATCGGCCGGGTCGATCCGATATCGCTGCGACAACTGCGCCGGGCCCTGCGCCGCAGGGGAGCGGATTCCCCGAGCTTCGACGACCTGGTCGTCGAGGCGCTGACCGGCGATGAGCCGCCGTCCCTGCCGGTCACCCACGTTCGCCCGCTGCGGCGGGTGCGTGCCGTGCTGGACGCAGCCGCTCGCTGTCACCGTGACGGCCGGGATCCGCGCTCCACGCTGTGGGCGGCGTGGCAGGCTTCCGGTCTGCACCCTCGGTGGCTTCACGCCAGCGCGCGCGGCGGGCCGTCCGGCGCCCAGGCGGCGCGCGATCTCGACGCGGTGACCGCGTTGTTCGACCTTACTGAGCAATACGTGTCGCGCACGGCCGGCGCGACGCTGGACGGGCTGCTTGAGCACATCAGGGCGTTGCGGCTGCCCGTCGGCGACCCGGAGCCGCTGTCGCCGGCAGAACAGGTCAGGGTGCTCAGCGCACACGCCGCACTCGGGCACGAGTGGGATCTGGTGGTCATCGCGGGACTACAGGAAGGGTTGTGGCCCAACACGATTCCACGCGGAGGAGTGTTGGACACGCAGCGGTTGCTGGATGTCCTCGACGGTGTCGCCCAGCAGGCGTCTCTGCGGGCGCCACTGGTGGCCGAGGAGCGCCGGCTGCTGGTGGCGGCGATGGGGCGGGCGCGGCGGCGGCTGCTGGTGACCGCGGTCGACAACGAGGCCGGAGAGGCCGGCCAGGAGGTTGCGCTGCCCTCGGCGTTCTTTGTCGAGATCGCGCAGTGGGCGGGCGGGGAGGATGGTTCCGGTGCGGTTCAGCCGGTCGCAGCGCCGCGGCTGCTGTCCGCGGCCGCGGTGGTCGGCCAGTTGCGCAGCGTGGTGTGCGCAGCCGACGGAGCGGTGTCCGATCATGATCGCGCCTGCGCCGCAGCACAATTGGCCCGCTTGGCGCAAAGCGGTGTTGCGGGTGCTGATCCGGCCCACTGGTACGGCCTGAGCCCGGTCAGCACCACTGCACCGCTGTGCAGCGGCGATATCGTCACGCTCACCCCCTCGACCCTGCGCACACTCACCGACTGCCCGCTGCGCTGGCTGGTCGAACGCCACGGCGGAACTCCCGCCCGCGACCTGCGTTCCACCCTCGGGTCGTTGCTGCACACGTTGCTGGCTCAACCCGACCGGAGCGAACCCGAGCTGGCGGCCGCGCTGGACCGGGTCTGGCCGCAGCTGCCCTTCGACTCGCCGTGGTATTCGGCCAACGAGCGGGCGCGCCACCACGCGATGATTCAGGCGTTTTGCCGATGGCGGGAAAAGACGCGCCATGAGCTGACCGAGGTGGGCGTCGAGGTCGGCGTCGAGGGTGTCGTCGAAACCCCCGATGGCGGCAGGGTCAGGCTGCGCGGGCGGGTTGACCGCGTGGAGCGAGATGGTGCCGGGCGCCTGGTCATCGTCGACCTGAAAACGGGTAAGACACCGGTCAGCAAAGACGATGCCCAACGGCATGCGCAGATGGCGATGTATCAGCTGGCGGTGGCTGAAGGCCTGCTGCCGGGTGCGGACGAACCCGGCGGGGCACGGCTGGTCTATTTGGGCCGGGCCAACGGTGTGGTCGAACGCGAGCAGGACCCGTTGACCCCGGATGCCCGCCACACCTGGCTCAACCTCATCGGGCAGGCGGCCGCCGCGACGGCCGGACCGGAGTTTGTGGCCCGGGTCAACGAGGGTTGTGCCCACTGCCCGATCCGGCCCAGCTGCCCGGCTCATGTCGGTCCCGAGAGGCGGCCATGA
- a CDS encoding alpha/beta fold hydrolase, producing MTVDLHVHRYGPGRPAHVLALHGLTGHGQRWQQLATGYLPEIAVAAPDLLGHGRSSWAAPWTIDANVEALAALLEEQADTPVVVVGHSFGGAVALHLAAAHPDKVAALVLLDPAVGLDGAWMREIADAMLAAPDYPTAAQARADKATGSWSDVDPAVLDAELDEHLVALPSGRYGWRVSLPAMMSYWSELARDIVWPPRTTPTTVVRARRTSPPYVGDELIGGLRRRLGSGFELLDFDCQHMVAQAKPAEVAALIRRHMHHRCPQ from the coding sequence GTGACCGTCGACCTTCATGTGCATCGGTATGGTCCGGGCCGGCCCGCACACGTGCTGGCGCTCCACGGGCTGACCGGCCACGGGCAGCGCTGGCAGCAGCTCGCCACCGGGTATCTGCCCGAAATCGCCGTGGCCGCACCCGACTTGCTGGGACATGGACGGTCCTCGTGGGCGGCCCCGTGGACGATTGACGCGAACGTCGAAGCGCTGGCAGCGCTGCTGGAGGAGCAGGCCGACACCCCCGTGGTGGTGGTCGGCCATTCGTTCGGCGGTGCGGTCGCACTGCATCTGGCCGCGGCACACCCCGACAAAGTCGCCGCGCTGGTGCTGCTCGACCCGGCGGTTGGGTTGGACGGCGCCTGGATGCGCGAGATCGCCGATGCGATGCTCGCCGCACCCGACTACCCGACTGCAGCGCAAGCCCGCGCCGACAAGGCGACCGGATCGTGGTCCGATGTAGACCCCGCTGTGCTCGACGCCGAGCTCGACGAGCACCTCGTCGCACTCCCCAGCGGACGCTACGGCTGGCGCGTCAGCCTGCCGGCGATGATGTCGTACTGGAGTGAACTGGCCCGCGACATCGTCTGGCCGCCCCGGACCACCCCGACGACGGTGGTGCGGGCGCGCCGGACGTCACCGCCGTACGTCGGCGACGAGCTCATCGGCGGGCTTCGCCGGCGCCTGGGATCGGGTTTCGAACTGCTGGATTTCGACTGCCAGCACATGGTGGCTCAGGCCAAGCCTGCCGAAGTCGCTGCGTTGATCCGCCGCCACATGCACCACCGATGCCCGCAGTGA
- a CDS encoding TIGR02569 family protein has protein sequence MSVERPPEHVVAAFGLRGVHPVPLEDGWEGGWRCGEVVLSMVADHARAAWSARVRETLFVDGVRLARPVRSTDGRYVVSGWRADTFVAGRPEPRHDEVVSAAVRLHEATARLERPRFLTQGPTAPWADVDVFIAADRAAWEERPLQSVPSAARVAPATADAQRSIDLINQLAGLRRPTKSPSQLVHGDLYGTVLFAGTAPPGITDITPYWRPASWAAGVVVVDALSWGEADDGLIERWDALPEWPQMLLRALMFRLAVHALHPRSTAAAFPGLARTAALVRLIL, from the coding sequence GTGAGTGTCGAGCGGCCGCCCGAGCACGTTGTGGCGGCGTTCGGTCTGAGAGGGGTCCACCCCGTCCCGCTGGAAGACGGCTGGGAGGGCGGTTGGCGGTGCGGCGAAGTGGTGTTGTCGATGGTGGCCGACCACGCCCGCGCCGCCTGGTCGGCGCGGGTGCGTGAGACATTGTTCGTCGACGGGGTGCGGCTGGCGCGGCCGGTGCGTTCGACCGACGGACGGTATGTCGTTTCCGGTTGGCGGGCAGATACTTTCGTTGCCGGTCGACCGGAGCCGAGGCACGACGAAGTTGTCTCGGCGGCGGTGCGGCTGCACGAAGCCACCGCCCGGCTGGAGCGCCCCCGGTTCCTCACCCAAGGGCCCACCGCCCCGTGGGCGGACGTCGACGTTTTCATTGCGGCGGACCGGGCTGCGTGGGAAGAGCGTCCACTGCAGTCGGTGCCGTCGGCGGCGCGAGTGGCCCCGGCCACTGCAGACGCGCAGCGGTCGATCGACTTGATCAACCAACTCGCCGGACTGCGCCGGCCAACCAAGAGCCCCAGCCAGCTGGTGCACGGAGATTTGTATGGGACAGTGCTTTTCGCTGGAACCGCCCCGCCGGGGATCACCGACATCACACCCTACTGGCGGCCCGCGTCCTGGGCTGCCGGTGTGGTCGTGGTGGATGCGTTGTCGTGGGGCGAGGCCGACGACGGGCTCATCGAGCGCTGGGACGCATTGCCAGAGTGGCCACAAATGCTATTGCGCGCGTTGATGTTTCGGTTAGCCGTCCATGCGTTGCACCCGCGTTCGACGGCGGCCGCGTTTCCGGGTCTGGCCCGCACTGCTGCCCTGGTCCGGCTGATACTGTAG
- a CDS encoding ATP-dependent helicase, with amino-acid sequence MSPAERYSPAELAGVLGLSEPTAEQAAIIAAPPGPLVVIAGAGAGKTETMAARVVWLVANGYADPGQVLGLTFTRKAAGQLLRRVRSRLARLAGAGLTACPAASEPGRAPEMPVVSTYHAFAGWLLREHGVLLSIEPDTRLVSQTELWQLAFDVVTGYAGELHTDQTPAAVTAMVLRLWGQLSEHLVETSQLRDMHGELNRLVHTLPPGRYQRDHGPNQWLLRMLATQTERAELVPVLDALQQRLRADKVMDFGAQMAAAARLAAGFPHVGAQLRRRYRVVLLDEYQDTGHAQRVMLSALFGGGVDDQLALTAVGDPIQSIYGWRGASATNLPRFCTDFPRSDGTPAAVLELRTSWRNPRRALQLANAIAGEARRRSVAVPSLRPRPGAPPGTVRCVLLPDVRAERDWIAEQVHQHYRRARGAGVSPPTTAVLVRRNADAAPMADALRARGIPVEVVGLAGLLSIPEVADVVAMLRLIADPTAGAAAMRVITGPRWRLGGRDIAALWRRAVELGAEPGRAESAAVEQPAPWPDIRDTDGACLADALSDPGPAHHYSAVGYRRILALGQELRTLRGYLGHPLVDLVAEVRRMLGVDCEVRAASGDWSGAEHLDAFADVVAGYAERAAARSGVSAPTLTGLLAYLDAAAAVEDGLPPGQRAAPRDRVQVLTVHAAKGLEWQVVAVPHLSAGVFPSTASTRTWLTDAADLPPLLRGDRASGGSHGVPVLDTSQVADRKQLSDTIAAHRRELQQRRADEERRLLYVAITRAEETLLLSGHHWGPTGVKPRGPSEFLCELKDVIERSAVDGRPCGVVEQWAPPPADGERNPLLGNAVEACWPADPLGARRADVERGAALVTAAMAADAPVPPGSAQAAGWVADVDALLAERASATRPAAPALPTQLSVSSLVELARDPVAAAQRLIRRVPARPDPHAVLGNAFHDWVQQFYGAERLFDLADLPGAADTDLAEAQTAELAELQAMFMKSPWAARSPLAVEVPFEMLIADTVVRGRIDAVFADPDGGVTVVDWKTGEPPDGPHAVRQAAVQLGVYRAAWAGLRGCPEVLVRTAFYYVRTGETVVPQTVPGPGELATLLARCGAGRAAHW; translated from the coding sequence ATGAGCCCGGCGGAACGCTACAGCCCGGCTGAGCTGGCCGGTGTGCTCGGGCTGTCCGAGCCCACCGCGGAACAGGCCGCGATCATCGCCGCGCCGCCGGGCCCACTGGTCGTTATCGCGGGAGCCGGCGCGGGCAAAACCGAGACGATGGCCGCGCGGGTGGTGTGGCTGGTGGCCAATGGGTACGCCGACCCCGGCCAGGTCCTGGGGCTGACGTTCACCCGCAAGGCCGCCGGACAGCTGCTGCGTCGCGTCCGCTCCCGGCTGGCCCGACTGGCCGGCGCCGGTTTGACCGCGTGCCCGGCGGCGAGTGAGCCGGGCCGCGCCCCTGAGATGCCCGTCGTCAGTACCTACCACGCTTTCGCCGGGTGGTTACTGCGCGAACACGGTGTGCTGCTTTCCATCGAGCCTGACACCCGGCTGGTCAGCCAGACCGAACTCTGGCAGCTGGCTTTCGACGTGGTCACCGGCTATGCCGGTGAACTCCACACCGACCAGACCCCCGCGGCGGTCACTGCGATGGTGCTGCGATTGTGGGGCCAGCTCAGCGAACACCTCGTCGAAACCAGCCAGCTCCGCGACATGCATGGAGAACTGAACCGGCTCGTGCATACCCTGCCGCCGGGCCGCTACCAGCGCGACCACGGCCCGAACCAGTGGTTGCTGCGGATGCTGGCCACCCAGACCGAACGCGCTGAACTGGTGCCCGTGCTCGATGCGCTGCAGCAGCGGCTGCGCGCGGACAAGGTGATGGACTTCGGCGCGCAGATGGCCGCTGCAGCCCGGCTGGCGGCCGGATTTCCGCACGTCGGTGCGCAGCTGCGCCGCCGCTACCGGGTGGTGCTGCTCGACGAGTACCAAGACACCGGGCATGCCCAGCGGGTCATGCTCTCGGCGCTGTTCGGCGGTGGGGTCGACGACCAGTTGGCGCTGACCGCCGTGGGTGACCCGATCCAGTCGATCTACGGCTGGCGGGGCGCGTCGGCCACCAACCTGCCGCGGTTTTGCACCGATTTCCCGCGCTCCGACGGGACCCCTGCCGCTGTCTTGGAGCTGCGCACCAGCTGGCGCAACCCGCGACGGGCGCTGCAGCTCGCCAACGCGATCGCGGGCGAGGCGCGGCGGCGATCGGTTGCGGTGCCCAGCCTGCGGCCGCGACCGGGCGCCCCGCCGGGAACCGTGCGCTGCGTGTTGCTGCCCGATGTGCGCGCCGAGCGCGACTGGATCGCCGAGCAGGTGCACCAGCACTACCGGCGCGCCCGGGGGGCCGGAGTCAGCCCACCCACCACCGCCGTGCTGGTCAGGCGCAATGCCGACGCCGCACCGATGGCTGATGCGCTGCGCGCCCGCGGAATACCGGTGGAGGTGGTCGGATTAGCGGGTCTGCTGTCAATTCCGGAAGTCGCCGATGTGGTGGCGATGCTGCGGCTGATCGCCGACCCGACGGCCGGGGCGGCGGCGATGCGGGTGATCACCGGTCCGCGGTGGCGTCTGGGTGGCCGCGATATCGCGGCGCTGTGGCGGCGCGCGGTAGAACTCGGCGCTGAGCCGGGCCGGGCGGAGTCGGCTGCCGTCGAGCAGCCCGCGCCGTGGCCCGATATCCGCGACACCGACGGCGCCTGCCTGGCCGACGCCCTCAGCGATCCGGGGCCGGCGCACCACTATTCGGCGGTGGGTTATCGGCGCATTCTCGCACTGGGCCAGGAGCTGCGCACGCTGCGCGGATACCTGGGCCATCCCTTAGTGGACCTCGTCGCCGAGGTGCGCCGAATGCTGGGCGTGGACTGCGAGGTGCGGGCGGCCTCCGGCGACTGGTCCGGTGCCGAGCACCTTGATGCGTTTGCCGACGTGGTCGCCGGCTATGCCGAGAGGGCCGCGGCACGCTCCGGCGTGTCCGCGCCGACGCTGACGGGTCTGTTGGCCTACTTGGATGCCGCGGCGGCCGTCGAGGACGGATTACCGCCGGGCCAGCGCGCCGCCCCGCGCGATCGTGTGCAGGTGCTGACCGTGCATGCCGCCAAGGGGTTGGAATGGCAGGTGGTGGCGGTGCCGCATCTGTCGGCGGGGGTGTTCCCATCGACTGCGTCGACTCGCACCTGGCTGACCGATGCTGCCGACTTGCCGCCGCTGCTGCGCGGCGACCGTGCGTCAGGCGGCTCGCACGGTGTCCCGGTTCTGGATACCTCGCAAGTCGCCGACCGCAAACAGTTGTCCGACACGATTGCTGCGCACCGTCGTGAGCTGCAGCAGCGCCGCGCCGACGAGGAGCGCCGCCTGCTGTATGTGGCCATCACCCGGGCCGAGGAGACCCTGTTGTTGTCCGGCCACCACTGGGGGCCAACCGGAGTCAAGCCACGCGGGCCGTCGGAATTCCTCTGCGAACTCAAAGACGTCATCGAACGTTCGGCCGTGGATGGCCGGCCATGCGGGGTGGTGGAGCAGTGGGCTCCGCCGCCCGCCGACGGTGAGCGAAATCCGTTGCTAGGCAATGCTGTCGAAGCGTGCTGGCCAGCCGACCCGCTAGGTGCTCGCCGCGCCGACGTGGAACGCGGGGCAGCGCTGGTGACCGCGGCGATGGCGGCGGATGCCCCGGTCCCGCCCGGCAGCGCTCAGGCCGCCGGTTGGGTCGCCGACGTCGACGCGCTTTTGGCCGAACGGGCCAGTGCCACCCGCCCGGCTGCGCCGGCGTTGCCCACCCAGTTGTCGGTCAGCAGCCTTGTGGAGCTGGCCCGCGACCCGGTCGCTGCGGCGCAGCGGCTGATACGTCGAGTGCCCGCACGCCCGGACCCGCATGCCGTGCTCGGCAACGCTTTTCATGACTGGGTGCAGCAGTTCTACGGGGCGGAGCGGCTGTTCGACCTGGCCGACCTGCCGGGCGCGGCAGACACCGACCTGGCTGAGGCGCAGACCGCGGAGCTGGCTGAGCTGCAGGCGATGTTCATGAAGTCGCCGTGGGCTGCCCGTAGCCCCCTCGCGGTCGAGGTGCCGTTTGAGATGCTGATTGCTGACACCGTGGTGCGCGGCCGCATCGACGCCGTATTCGCTGATCCGGACGGGGGAGTCACCGTGGTGGACTGGAAGACCGGCGAGCCGCCGGACGGGCCGCACGCAGTGCGGCAAGCCGCTGTCCAGCTTGGCGTCTACCGCGCGGCCTGGGCGGGATTGCGGGGATGCCCAGAAGTGTTGGTGCGCACCGCTTTCTATTACGTTCGCACCGGGGAGACCGTTGTCCCGCAGACCGTGCCGGGGCCCGGGGAGCTGGCGACGCTGCTGGCTCGGTGCGGCGCGGGCCGGGCGGCGCACTGGTAA
- a CDS encoding Hsp20/alpha crystallin family protein, whose product MLMRADALGEVDRLTHRVLGTAALPAYLPMDAWRDGDTFFVELDMPGMRPESLDVTVERGVLTVRAERPDVGSGHTMLVWERPHGVFSRQLFLGESLDIDNVHADYTDGVLRLAIPLAQHAKPRKLAVTTGTPKVVNA is encoded by the coding sequence ATGCTGATGCGTGCCGACGCGCTCGGTGAGGTCGACCGACTCACCCACCGTGTGCTGGGCACCGCCGCGCTTCCCGCATACCTGCCGATGGATGCGTGGCGGGACGGCGACACGTTCTTCGTGGAGCTCGACATGCCGGGCATGCGGCCAGAGTCGCTAGACGTCACTGTCGAGCGGGGCGTGCTGACCGTGCGCGCGGAGCGTCCGGATGTTGGGTCCGGTCACACCATGCTGGTGTGGGAGCGCCCGCACGGAGTCTTTAGCCGCCAGCTATTCCTTGGGGAGAGCCTCGATATCGACAACGTGCACGCCGACTACACCGATGGAGTGCTGCGCTTGGCGATTCCGCTCGCCCAGCATGCTAAGCCCCGCAAGCTCGCCGTCACGACCGGGACGCCGAAGGTCGTCAACGCCTAA